The proteins below come from a single Oscillatoria salina IIICB1 genomic window:
- a CDS encoding glycosyltransferase codes for MRYALVHEWLTPKATGGSELVVKEILQHVEADLYALIDFESINPESYLFGRQIGTTFLQKFPFARNGVQKYLPLLPLAIEQLDLRAYDVILSSSHAVAKGVLTSPQQLHICYCHTPMRYAWDLTFDYLNNSHLGRGVAGILTRYLLHRLRQWDAIAANRVDYFIANSYHTARRIWRCYRRKAEVIYPPVQIDRFPFQAQKEDYYLTVSRLVSYKQVSLIVKAFNQLGRNLVIIGDGKELPAIRQLAKPNVQILGAQPDAIVEKYMAGAKAFVYAACEDFGIALVEAQACGTPVIAYGSGGATETVRDIRQFPETGTGLLFSPQTPAALVAAVETFEQFTGKFNPEVSRAQAINFSPKIFTQRYLDFLEVSRQEYQLATKIPTHET; via the coding sequence ATGAGATATGCTTTGGTTCACGAGTGGTTAACCCCGAAAGCTACTGGCGGTTCTGAGTTGGTGGTCAAAGAAATTTTACAGCATGTGGAGGCGGATTTATATGCTCTAATTGATTTTGAATCAATCAATCCGGAAAGTTACCTTTTTGGACGCCAAATCGGGACAACTTTCCTACAAAAGTTTCCTTTTGCTCGTAATGGCGTACAAAAATATCTACCTCTGTTACCTTTAGCGATCGAACAGCTTGATTTGCGGGCTTATGATGTCATTCTTTCTTCTTCCCATGCAGTAGCCAAAGGAGTCTTGACTAGCCCCCAACAGCTTCATATTTGCTATTGCCATACTCCCATGCGCTATGCGTGGGATTTGACATTTGATTACTTGAATAATAGCCATCTGGGACGAGGTGTAGCGGGAATCTTAACTCGCTACTTGCTTCATCGTTTGCGTCAGTGGGACGCGATCGCCGCTAATCGAGTTGATTACTTTATCGCTAACTCCTATCATACGGCTCGCCGCATTTGGCGCTGTTATCGCCGTAAAGCAGAAGTAATTTATCCTCCAGTCCAAATTGACCGTTTTCCTTTCCAAGCTCAGAAAGAAGATTATTACTTAACCGTTTCCCGATTAGTAAGTTACAAACAAGTCTCTCTCATCGTCAAAGCTTTCAATCAGCTAGGACGAAATTTAGTCATCATCGGCGACGGAAAAGAATTACCGGCAATTCGCCAACTAGCAAAACCAAACGTACAAATCCTCGGAGCACAACCTGATGCGATCGTCGAAAAATACATGGCTGGAGCAAAAGCCTTTGTTTATGCAGCTTGTGAAGATTTTGGCATCGCCTTAGTCGAAGCACAAGCCTGCGGTACCCCAGTAATTGCCTATGGTAGCGGTGGAGCTACAGAAACTGTCAGGGATATTAGACAATTTCCCGAAACAGGGACGGGTTTACTTTTTTCTCCCCAAACTCCCGCCGCCTTAGTCGCTGCTGTGGAAACTTTTGAACAATTTACAGGAAAATTTAATCCGGAAGTTAGTCGCGCTCAAGCAATTAACTTTAGCCCGAAAATCTTTACCCAGCGCTATTTAGACTTTCTTGAAGTTTCTCGACAAGAGTATCAGTTGGCAACAAAAATTCCGACTCATGAAACTTGA
- a CDS encoding DUF1822 family protein, whose product MNNTETCLTIPLVNYAHNQAREFAAQQATPEKGLRVYLNTLAVWAVRRYLQWLQIDSDLEASDSWHPGMRAIFDIADLVIPNLGRLECRPVLAEETVLRLPPEVVSNRIGYLAVGFNRHPQQAQLLGFVPEVNSETISLTELQPLDALIEHLEQVSLTFSAPSQEQKRNNLSQWWEGVFESGWQAVEGLFTLSAPNLAFRRTCMRMGKLIELGSECQLILVLTLVPETNDKVGINLQLYPARATKFAEATTAIAKNQAQTLPTELKLLVLTASGEVFREITPCEGDTFLQYEFAGQLGEEFSIKVTLLNASFSEAFVI is encoded by the coding sequence ATGAATAATACTGAAACTTGTCTAACTATTCCCTTGGTTAATTATGCCCATAACCAAGCGCGAGAATTTGCCGCCCAACAAGCAACACCAGAAAAAGGTTTGCGAGTTTATCTGAACACCTTGGCAGTGTGGGCTGTTCGCCGCTATTTACAATGGTTGCAAATAGATTCTGATTTGGAAGCTAGCGATAGTTGGCATCCGGGGATGCGTGCAATCTTCGATATTGCAGATTTAGTTATTCCTAATCTGGGAAGGCTAGAATGTCGTCCAGTTTTGGCTGAGGAGACAGTTTTGAGATTACCGCCAGAAGTAGTTTCTAATCGCATCGGTTATCTGGCGGTAGGATTTAATCGACATCCCCAACAAGCACAATTGCTCGGATTTGTTCCCGAAGTTAATAGCGAAACTATTTCCCTGACTGAGTTACAGCCTCTTGACGCTTTAATCGAACATCTGGAACAAGTTTCTTTAACATTTTCGGCTCCAAGTCAAGAACAAAAGCGAAATAATTTAAGTCAGTGGTGGGAAGGTGTTTTTGAGTCAGGTTGGCAAGCAGTTGAAGGGTTATTCACATTATCTGCGCCGAATTTAGCCTTTCGTAGAACCTGTATGAGAATGGGAAAATTAATTGAGTTGGGTAGTGAATGTCAGTTAATTTTGGTACTGACGCTAGTGCCAGAAACTAACGATAAAGTAGGAATTAATTTACAATTGTATCCCGCAAGAGCCACAAAATTTGCTGAAGCTACCACAGCGATCGCCAAAAACCAAGCCCAAACACTACCAACCGAACTAAAGTTGCTCGTCTTGACAGCATCTGGTGAAGTTTTTCGCGAAATAACTCCTTGTGAGGGAGATACTTTTCTCCAATACGAGTTCGCTGGACAATTGGGTGAAGAATTCAGTATAAAGGTAACGTTGTTAAATGCTAGCTTTAGCGAAGCGTTCGTTATTTAA
- a CDS encoding CHAT domain-containing protein: protein MSKLVILDLDGDLQQGAKVTLEIREEDNFSLIQSRAKGRLPPAPEIIVQYQHWQSFYRNLSLLFRLEERTQTIISGKQTEVINACRQAAQNLADAFNNWLLADSFRLIREKLLEKLQTSESIRVIVQVEVISLRQLPWHLWDFCERYPKAEIALSAPAYERASTDLLPRSQVRILAILGNRAGIDIEADRQLLTNLSSEAEIVFLVEPQRQELSQWLWDGKGWDILFFAGHSSSHHDGESGQIEINRQESLSLDELTHGLRKAISNGLKLAIFNSCEGLGLARKLESLSIPQMIVMREQVPDLVAQEFLKYFLTAFARGKSLYLAVREAREQLQALENRYPCATWLPVICQNPSVIPFTWQQLAQSSVGDNFSIEIDGFRAISLQSPYRGLAAFTEADAPFFFGREERTEKLV from the coding sequence ATGAGTAAATTAGTCATCCTCGATCTTGATGGAGATTTGCAGCAGGGTGCCAAAGTAACTTTAGAAATTAGGGAAGAAGATAATTTTTCCCTAATCCAAAGTCGTGCTAAAGGTAGATTACCACCAGCACCGGAAATTATTGTTCAATACCAACATTGGCAATCTTTTTATCGTAATTTAAGTTTATTATTTCGGCTTGAAGAGCGAACTCAAACGATTATTAGTGGCAAACAAACTGAAGTAATTAATGCTTGTCGTCAAGCTGCCCAAAATTTGGCAGATGCTTTTAATAACTGGTTATTGGCTGACTCTTTTCGTTTGATTCGCGAGAAATTATTAGAGAAGTTGCAAACTAGTGAATCTATTAGGGTGATTGTGCAAGTTGAAGTGATTTCTCTCAGACAATTACCTTGGCATTTGTGGGATTTTTGCGAGCGTTACCCGAAAGCAGAAATTGCCCTTAGCGCTCCTGCTTACGAGCGCGCTTCAACGGATTTATTACCTCGTTCGCAAGTCAGAATTCTGGCGATTTTAGGCAATCGAGCGGGAATTGATATTGAAGCAGATCGTCAATTATTAACTAATTTATCGTCTGAGGCAGAAATAGTTTTTTTGGTCGAACCCCAACGACAAGAATTATCTCAATGGTTGTGGGATGGAAAAGGTTGGGATATTCTCTTTTTTGCGGGACATAGTAGTTCTCATCATGATGGAGAAAGCGGACAAATTGAGATTAATCGCCAGGAAAGTTTATCTCTAGATGAGTTGACTCATGGGCTGAGAAAAGCTATTAGTAATGGATTGAAATTGGCAATTTTTAACTCTTGCGAGGGTTTGGGTTTAGCGAGAAAATTGGAATCTCTTTCTATCCCGCAAATGATTGTGATGCGGGAACAAGTACCAGATTTAGTTGCTCAAGAATTTCTCAAATACTTTTTAACAGCTTTTGCGAGAGGAAAATCTCTTTATCTGGCTGTGCGAGAAGCAAGAGAACAATTACAAGCTTTAGAAAATCGCTATCCTTGTGCTACTTGGTTGCCTGTGATTTGCCAAAATCCGAGTGTGATTCCTTTTACTTGGCAACAATTAGCTCAGTCATCAGTTGGAGATAATTTCTCTATTGAAATAGACGGGTTTAGGGCAATTTCTCTTCAGTCTCCATATCGCGGATTAGCAGCTTTTACTGAAGCAGATGCGCCTTTCTTTTTTGGCAGAGAAGAACGCACCGAAAAGTTAGTTTAA